One genomic region from Argentina anserina chromosome 2, drPotAnse1.1, whole genome shotgun sequence encodes:
- the LOC126785160 gene encoding myosin-16 isoform X2 encodes MSKPVTIVVGSHVWVENAELIWTDGEVVKINGEEAEIQLSDENKVTTAKVSKLHPKDTETPDGGVDDMTKLSYLHEPGVLYNLATRYEIDEIYTYSGNILIAVNPFRNLSHLYDDSMMKRYNQTPFGELSPHVFAIADAAYREMVNEGKSNSILVSGESGAGKTETTKMLMRYLAYLGGNAAAEGRTVEQQVLESNPVLEAFGNAKTVKNNNSSRFGKFVEIQFDNRGRISGAAIRTYLLERSRVCQISDFERNYHCFYLLCAAPEKDREKYKLVDPQSYHYLNQSNCYELADIDDAQFYLSTRRAMDVIGISKEEQEAIFRVVAAILHLGNIDFANGEDNDSSVIKDDQSLFHLQMAAELLMCDSRALEDAFCKRVMITPEEIIKRSLDPLGAAVSRDGLAKTIYSLLFSWLVDKINVSIGQDPSSKCLIGVLDIYGFESFKTNSFEQFCINYTNEKLQQHFNKHVFMSEQEEYTKEEIDWSYIEFVDNKDVLDLIEQKKGGIIALLDEACMFPKSTHETFSTKLYQTFKDNKRFIKPKLTRSDFTIVHYAGEVQYQSDQFLDKNKDYVVPEHRDLLTASKCSFVAGLFPSVSEEAAKSSKFSSISSRFRLQLQQLMETLNSTEPHYIRCIKPNNLRKPAVFENVNVIQQLRSGGVLEAVRIKCAGFPTYRNFSEFLTRFRILAPEVLKMECPEDEACKKILEKMGLEGYQIGKTKVFLRVGQMAVLDARITLMHGNSATVIQTRGRTLVTRKKFVSTQIASICIQSICRGELARKLYKLKIQEVAAVKIQKTSRTRLARNDYLRMIFSSVVLQSHLRAKVASVEYKSKCSAAVTIQSGLRAMAARDDLRSKTESAVVIQTALRAMAARDAFRERVKSNAAVITQTDLEETNELESTKSEPSKTDLEEVNIEEATELESPVKNKNGQEAEGEELTELESSMEVDEKSVLVESRAAELEIDETCITTKKVPGPDQEADEIEILTAEVENLKVMLQAEKKRANEFERKYLEARVSSEQGHKKLEETERIVHQLQDSLNRMIFCMSNQVSELKTILCTASKSSSAFGPLVRHQGVDSISSNSECSSTDSDFTFPAPVSTSTDLSSPGPDSVPLVVQDISAEEVSGNESQNNEKVRKEGAFDDFF; translated from the exons ATG AGCAAGCCAGTGACCATTGTTGTTGGGTCTCATGTGTGGGTGGAGAACGCGGAATTAATTTGGACTGATGGAGAAGTAGTGAAGATTAATGGAGAGGAAGCTGAGATTCAACTTAGCGATGAGAATAAG GTTACTACTGCAAAGGTGTCAAAATTACAcccaaaagatacagaaactcCTGATGGTGGAGTTGATGACATGACTAAGTTGTCATACTTGCATGAACCTGGCGTGCTCTACAATTTGGCAACCAGATATGAGATTGATGAAATCTAT ACATACAGTGGAAATATTCTCATTGCGGTCAATCCATTCCGAAATCTCTCACATCTATATGATGATTCTATGATGAAACGGTACAATCAAACGCCATTTGGAGAACTCAGCCCTCATGTTTTTGCAATAGCTGATGCTGCATACAG GGAAATGGTTAATGAGGGAAAGAGCAACTCTATTCTGGTTAGCGGAGAAAGTGGAGCTGGTAAGACTGAAACAACTAAAATGCTAATGCGCTACCTTGCCTACTTGGGTGGCAATGCTGCAGCCGAAGGACGGACTGTTGAACAACAAGTTTTAGAA TCAAATCCAGTTCTCGAAGCATTTGGTAATGCCAAGACTGTTAAAAATAACAATTCCAG CCGTTTTGGGAAGTTCGTAGAGATTCAATTTGACAATCGTGGTAGAATATCAGGGGCGGCCATCAGAACTTATCTATTAGAGAGATCTCGTGTTTGCCAAATATCTGACTTTGAGCGTAACTATCATTGTTTTTATCTCTTGTGTGCCGCTCCAGAGAAG GATCGGGAAAAATATAAGTTGGTGGATCCTCAATCATATCACTATCTCAATCAATCAAATTGCTATGAATTGGCTGATATTGATGATGCTCAGTTTTATCTCTCCACTAGGAGAGCCATGGATGTCATTGGAATAAGCAAAGAAGAACAG GAAGCTATTTTCAGAGTTGTGGCAGCAATTCTTCATCTTGGAAATATTGATTTTGCCAATGGAGAAGACAATGATTCATCTGTCATAAAAGATGACCAATCCCTTTTTCATCTTCAAATGGCAGCAGAGCTTCTCAT GTGTGATTCTCGTGCACTGGAAGATGCATTCTGTAAGCGTGTAATGATTACTCCAGAAGAAATTATCAAAAGAAGTCTTGATCCACTTGGTGCAGCAGTTAGCAGGGATGGCTTGGCTAAGACAATATATTCTCTATTGTTTAGCTG GTTGGTGGATAAAATCAATGTCTCAATTGGACAAGACCCTAGCTCAAAATGTTTGATTGGGGTTCttgatatatatggttttgaaAGCTTCAAAACAAACAG TTTTGAGCAGTTTTGTATTAATTATACTAATGAGAAGCTGCAACAACATTTCAACAAG CATGTCTTCATGTCGGAACAAGAGGAATATACCAAAGAGGAAATTGACTGGAGCTACATAGAATTTGTTGATAACAAAGATGTCCTAGATCTCATTGAACAG AAAAAAGGTGGGATAATTGCTCTGCTCGATGAAGCCTG TATGTTTCCAAAATCGACTCATGAAACATTTTCAACAAAGCTTTATCAGACGTTTAAAGATAACAAACGCTTCATCAAGCCAAAGCTGACCCGGTCCGATTTCACCATTGTTCATTACGCAGGAGAA GTACAATATCAATCTGATCAATTTTTAGACAAAAATAAAGATTATGTTGTTCCTGAACATCGAGATTTGTTGACTGCTTCAAAATGCTCCTTTGTAGCGGGTCTTTTCCCTTCGGTTTCTGAGGAGGCAGCCAAATCTTCCAAGTTCTCTTCTATCAGTTCTCGTTTTAGG CTACAACTGCAACAGTTGATGGAAACTCTAAATTCTACAGAGCCCCACTACATAAGATGTATAAAGCCAAATAATCTCCGAAAACCTGCAGTATTTGAGAATGTCAATGTCATCCAGCAACTGCGTTCTGGT GGTGTTTTAGAGGCAGTCAGAATAAAATGTGCTGGATTCCCTACTTACAGGAATTTTTCGGAATTCTTAACACGCTTTCGTATCCTGGCACCAGAGGTCTTGAAAATGGA GTGTCCTGAGGATGAAGCCTGTAAAAAGATTTTGGAGAAGATGGGGCTAGAAGGCTATCAG ATAGGAAAAACAAAGGTTTTTTTGAGAGTTGGTCAGATGGCTGTGCTTGACGCACGGATAACACTCATGCATGGAAACTCAGCGACAGTGATTCAAACACGAGGCAGAACTCTTGTTACTCGTAAAAAGTTTGTTAGTACACAGATAGCTTCTATTTGCATACAATCAATTTGTAGAG GTGAATTGGCTCGCAAGTTATATAAGCTGAAGATACAGGAGGTTGCTGCAGTTAAAATTCAGAAGACCTCACGAACACGCCTGGCAAGAAATGATTATCTTAGAATGATCTTCTCTTCAGTCGTATTGCAATCACATCTACGGGCAAAAGTTGCTTCTGTTGAGTATAAATCAAAATGTTCAGCGGCAGTCACTATTCAG TCAGGTTTACGTGCCATGGCTGCTCGTGATGATTTAAGATCTAAAACTGAGTCAGCAGTTGTCATTCAG ACAGCTTTAAGGGCAATGGCTGCTCGTGATGCCTTTAGAGAAAGAGTTAAATCCAATGCAGCAGTTATTACTCAG ACTGACTTGGAAGAAACAAATGAATTAGAATCAACAAAGTCAGAGCCCTCTAAG ACTGACTTGGAAGAAGTGAATATAGAAGAGGCAACAGAGTTGGAGTCCCCTGTGAAAAATAAG AATGGCCAAGAAGCAGAAGGAGAAGAGTTAACAGAGTTGGAGTCCTCCATGGAAGTTGATGAAAAAAGTGTATTGGTTGAGAGTCGGGCTGCAGAATTAGAAATTGATGAAACATGCATTACGACCAAAAAAGTACCAGGTCCAGATCAAGAAGCTGATGAAATTGAGATTCTTACTGCAGAAGTTGAAAATTTAAAG GTCATGTTGCAAgcagaaaaaaagagagccaATGAGTTTGAAAGGAAATACCTAGAAGCTCGGGTATCAAGCGAGCAAGGACATAAAAAATTAGAGGAAACTGAGAGAATAGTACATCAACTTCAGGACTCTTTGAACAG GATGATATTTTGCATGTCAAACCAAGTTTCGGAGCTCAAAACAATATTGTGTACTGCATCAAAATCGAGTTCAGCTTTTGGGCCTCTTGTTAGACATCAAGGAGTTGATAGCATTTCCAGTAACTCTGAATGTTCATCCACTGACTCAGATTTTACTTTCCCAGCTCCAGTTTCAACTTCAACCGACTTATCTTCGCCAGGCCCCGATTCTGTCCCACTTGTAGTTCAGGACATTTCTGCTGAAGAAGTTTCAG GAAATGAAAGTCAGAACAATGAAAAGGTGAGGAAGGAAGGGGCTTTTGATGACTTCTTCTGA
- the LOC126785160 gene encoding myosin-11 isoform X3 — protein MSKPVTIVVGSHVWVENAELIWTDGEVVKINGEEAEIQLSDENKVTTAKVSKLHPKDTETPDGGVDDMTKLSYLHEPGVLYNLATRYEIDEIYTYSGNILIAVNPFRNLSHLYDDSMMKRYNQTPFGELSPHVFAIADAAYREMVNEGKSNSILVSGESGAGKTETTKMLMRYLAYLGGNAAAEGRTVEQQVLESNPVLEAFGNAKTVKNNNSSRFGKFVEIQFDNRGRISGAAIRTYLLERSRVCQISDFERNYHCFYLLCAAPEKDREKYKLVDPQSYHYLNQSNCYELADIDDAQFYLSTRRAMDVIGISKEEQEAIFRVVAAILHLGNIDFANGEDNDSSVIKDDQSLFHLQMAAELLMCDSRALEDAFCKRVMITPEEIIKRSLDPLGAAVSRDGLAKTIYSLLFSWLVDKINVSIGQDPSSKCLIGVLDIYGFESFKTNSFEQFCINYTNEKLQQHFNKHVFMSEQEEYTKEEIDWSYIEFVDNKDVLDLIEQKKGGIIALLDEACMFPKSTHETFSTKLYQTFKDNKRFIKPKLTRSDFTIVHYAGEVQYQSDQFLDKNKDYVVPEHRDLLTASKCSFVAGLFPSVSEEAAKSSKFSSISSRFRLQLQQLMETLNSTEPHYIRCIKPNNLRKPAVFENVNVIQQLRSGGVLEAVRIKCAGFPTYRNFSEFLTRFRILAPEVLKMECPEDEACKKILEKMGLEGYQIGKTKVFLRVGQMAVLDARITLMHGNSATVIQTRGRTLVTRKKFVSTQIASICIQSICRGELARKLYKLKIQEVAAVKIQKTSRTRLARNDYLRMIFSSVVLQSHLRAKVASVEYKSKCSAAVTIQSGLRAMAARDDLRSKTESAVVIQTALRAMAARDAFRERVKSNAAVITQTDLEETNELESTKSEPSKVAKTDLEEVNIEEATELESPVKNKNGQEAEGEELTELESSMEVDEKSVLVESRAAELEIDETCITTKKVPGPDQEADEIEILTAEVENLKVMLQAEKKRANEFERKYLEARVSSEQGHKKLEETERIVHQLQDSLNRMIFCMSNQVSELKTILCTASKSSSAFGPLVRHQGVDSISSNSECSSTDSDFTFPAPVSTSTDLSSPGPDSVPLVVQDISAEEVSGNESQNNEKSRVS, from the exons ATG AGCAAGCCAGTGACCATTGTTGTTGGGTCTCATGTGTGGGTGGAGAACGCGGAATTAATTTGGACTGATGGAGAAGTAGTGAAGATTAATGGAGAGGAAGCTGAGATTCAACTTAGCGATGAGAATAAG GTTACTACTGCAAAGGTGTCAAAATTACAcccaaaagatacagaaactcCTGATGGTGGAGTTGATGACATGACTAAGTTGTCATACTTGCATGAACCTGGCGTGCTCTACAATTTGGCAACCAGATATGAGATTGATGAAATCTAT ACATACAGTGGAAATATTCTCATTGCGGTCAATCCATTCCGAAATCTCTCACATCTATATGATGATTCTATGATGAAACGGTACAATCAAACGCCATTTGGAGAACTCAGCCCTCATGTTTTTGCAATAGCTGATGCTGCATACAG GGAAATGGTTAATGAGGGAAAGAGCAACTCTATTCTGGTTAGCGGAGAAAGTGGAGCTGGTAAGACTGAAACAACTAAAATGCTAATGCGCTACCTTGCCTACTTGGGTGGCAATGCTGCAGCCGAAGGACGGACTGTTGAACAACAAGTTTTAGAA TCAAATCCAGTTCTCGAAGCATTTGGTAATGCCAAGACTGTTAAAAATAACAATTCCAG CCGTTTTGGGAAGTTCGTAGAGATTCAATTTGACAATCGTGGTAGAATATCAGGGGCGGCCATCAGAACTTATCTATTAGAGAGATCTCGTGTTTGCCAAATATCTGACTTTGAGCGTAACTATCATTGTTTTTATCTCTTGTGTGCCGCTCCAGAGAAG GATCGGGAAAAATATAAGTTGGTGGATCCTCAATCATATCACTATCTCAATCAATCAAATTGCTATGAATTGGCTGATATTGATGATGCTCAGTTTTATCTCTCCACTAGGAGAGCCATGGATGTCATTGGAATAAGCAAAGAAGAACAG GAAGCTATTTTCAGAGTTGTGGCAGCAATTCTTCATCTTGGAAATATTGATTTTGCCAATGGAGAAGACAATGATTCATCTGTCATAAAAGATGACCAATCCCTTTTTCATCTTCAAATGGCAGCAGAGCTTCTCAT GTGTGATTCTCGTGCACTGGAAGATGCATTCTGTAAGCGTGTAATGATTACTCCAGAAGAAATTATCAAAAGAAGTCTTGATCCACTTGGTGCAGCAGTTAGCAGGGATGGCTTGGCTAAGACAATATATTCTCTATTGTTTAGCTG GTTGGTGGATAAAATCAATGTCTCAATTGGACAAGACCCTAGCTCAAAATGTTTGATTGGGGTTCttgatatatatggttttgaaAGCTTCAAAACAAACAG TTTTGAGCAGTTTTGTATTAATTATACTAATGAGAAGCTGCAACAACATTTCAACAAG CATGTCTTCATGTCGGAACAAGAGGAATATACCAAAGAGGAAATTGACTGGAGCTACATAGAATTTGTTGATAACAAAGATGTCCTAGATCTCATTGAACAG AAAAAAGGTGGGATAATTGCTCTGCTCGATGAAGCCTG TATGTTTCCAAAATCGACTCATGAAACATTTTCAACAAAGCTTTATCAGACGTTTAAAGATAACAAACGCTTCATCAAGCCAAAGCTGACCCGGTCCGATTTCACCATTGTTCATTACGCAGGAGAA GTACAATATCAATCTGATCAATTTTTAGACAAAAATAAAGATTATGTTGTTCCTGAACATCGAGATTTGTTGACTGCTTCAAAATGCTCCTTTGTAGCGGGTCTTTTCCCTTCGGTTTCTGAGGAGGCAGCCAAATCTTCCAAGTTCTCTTCTATCAGTTCTCGTTTTAGG CTACAACTGCAACAGTTGATGGAAACTCTAAATTCTACAGAGCCCCACTACATAAGATGTATAAAGCCAAATAATCTCCGAAAACCTGCAGTATTTGAGAATGTCAATGTCATCCAGCAACTGCGTTCTGGT GGTGTTTTAGAGGCAGTCAGAATAAAATGTGCTGGATTCCCTACTTACAGGAATTTTTCGGAATTCTTAACACGCTTTCGTATCCTGGCACCAGAGGTCTTGAAAATGGA GTGTCCTGAGGATGAAGCCTGTAAAAAGATTTTGGAGAAGATGGGGCTAGAAGGCTATCAG ATAGGAAAAACAAAGGTTTTTTTGAGAGTTGGTCAGATGGCTGTGCTTGACGCACGGATAACACTCATGCATGGAAACTCAGCGACAGTGATTCAAACACGAGGCAGAACTCTTGTTACTCGTAAAAAGTTTGTTAGTACACAGATAGCTTCTATTTGCATACAATCAATTTGTAGAG GTGAATTGGCTCGCAAGTTATATAAGCTGAAGATACAGGAGGTTGCTGCAGTTAAAATTCAGAAGACCTCACGAACACGCCTGGCAAGAAATGATTATCTTAGAATGATCTTCTCTTCAGTCGTATTGCAATCACATCTACGGGCAAAAGTTGCTTCTGTTGAGTATAAATCAAAATGTTCAGCGGCAGTCACTATTCAG TCAGGTTTACGTGCCATGGCTGCTCGTGATGATTTAAGATCTAAAACTGAGTCAGCAGTTGTCATTCAG ACAGCTTTAAGGGCAATGGCTGCTCGTGATGCCTTTAGAGAAAGAGTTAAATCCAATGCAGCAGTTATTACTCAG ACTGACTTGGAAGAAACAAATGAATTAGAATCAACAAAGTCAGAGCCCTCTAAGGTAGCCAAA ACTGACTTGGAAGAAGTGAATATAGAAGAGGCAACAGAGTTGGAGTCCCCTGTGAAAAATAAG AATGGCCAAGAAGCAGAAGGAGAAGAGTTAACAGAGTTGGAGTCCTCCATGGAAGTTGATGAAAAAAGTGTATTGGTTGAGAGTCGGGCTGCAGAATTAGAAATTGATGAAACATGCATTACGACCAAAAAAGTACCAGGTCCAGATCAAGAAGCTGATGAAATTGAGATTCTTACTGCAGAAGTTGAAAATTTAAAG GTCATGTTGCAAgcagaaaaaaagagagccaATGAGTTTGAAAGGAAATACCTAGAAGCTCGGGTATCAAGCGAGCAAGGACATAAAAAATTAGAGGAAACTGAGAGAATAGTACATCAACTTCAGGACTCTTTGAACAG GATGATATTTTGCATGTCAAACCAAGTTTCGGAGCTCAAAACAATATTGTGTACTGCATCAAAATCGAGTTCAGCTTTTGGGCCTCTTGTTAGACATCAAGGAGTTGATAGCATTTCCAGTAACTCTGAATGTTCATCCACTGACTCAGATTTTACTTTCCCAGCTCCAGTTTCAACTTCAACCGACTTATCTTCGCCAGGCCCCGATTCTGTCCCACTTGTAGTTCAGGACATTTCTGCTGAAGAAGTTTCAG GAAATGAAAGTCAGAACAATGAAAAG TCACGGGTTTCGTAG
- the LOC126785160 gene encoding myosin-16 isoform X1: protein MSKPVTIVVGSHVWVENAELIWTDGEVVKINGEEAEIQLSDENKVTTAKVSKLHPKDTETPDGGVDDMTKLSYLHEPGVLYNLATRYEIDEIYTYSGNILIAVNPFRNLSHLYDDSMMKRYNQTPFGELSPHVFAIADAAYREMVNEGKSNSILVSGESGAGKTETTKMLMRYLAYLGGNAAAEGRTVEQQVLESNPVLEAFGNAKTVKNNNSSRFGKFVEIQFDNRGRISGAAIRTYLLERSRVCQISDFERNYHCFYLLCAAPEKDREKYKLVDPQSYHYLNQSNCYELADIDDAQFYLSTRRAMDVIGISKEEQEAIFRVVAAILHLGNIDFANGEDNDSSVIKDDQSLFHLQMAAELLMCDSRALEDAFCKRVMITPEEIIKRSLDPLGAAVSRDGLAKTIYSLLFSWLVDKINVSIGQDPSSKCLIGVLDIYGFESFKTNSFEQFCINYTNEKLQQHFNKHVFMSEQEEYTKEEIDWSYIEFVDNKDVLDLIEQKKGGIIALLDEACMFPKSTHETFSTKLYQTFKDNKRFIKPKLTRSDFTIVHYAGEVQYQSDQFLDKNKDYVVPEHRDLLTASKCSFVAGLFPSVSEEAAKSSKFSSISSRFRLQLQQLMETLNSTEPHYIRCIKPNNLRKPAVFENVNVIQQLRSGGVLEAVRIKCAGFPTYRNFSEFLTRFRILAPEVLKMECPEDEACKKILEKMGLEGYQIGKTKVFLRVGQMAVLDARITLMHGNSATVIQTRGRTLVTRKKFVSTQIASICIQSICRGELARKLYKLKIQEVAAVKIQKTSRTRLARNDYLRMIFSSVVLQSHLRAKVASVEYKSKCSAAVTIQSGLRAMAARDDLRSKTESAVVIQTALRAMAARDAFRERVKSNAAVITQTDLEETNELESTKSEPSKVAKTDLEEVNIEEATELESPVKNKNGQEAEGEELTELESSMEVDEKSVLVESRAAELEIDETCITTKKVPGPDQEADEIEILTAEVENLKVMLQAEKKRANEFERKYLEARVSSEQGHKKLEETERIVHQLQDSLNRMIFCMSNQVSELKTILCTASKSSSAFGPLVRHQGVDSISSNSECSSTDSDFTFPAPVSTSTDLSSPGPDSVPLVVQDISAEEVSGNESQNNEKVRKEGAFDDFF from the exons ATG AGCAAGCCAGTGACCATTGTTGTTGGGTCTCATGTGTGGGTGGAGAACGCGGAATTAATTTGGACTGATGGAGAAGTAGTGAAGATTAATGGAGAGGAAGCTGAGATTCAACTTAGCGATGAGAATAAG GTTACTACTGCAAAGGTGTCAAAATTACAcccaaaagatacagaaactcCTGATGGTGGAGTTGATGACATGACTAAGTTGTCATACTTGCATGAACCTGGCGTGCTCTACAATTTGGCAACCAGATATGAGATTGATGAAATCTAT ACATACAGTGGAAATATTCTCATTGCGGTCAATCCATTCCGAAATCTCTCACATCTATATGATGATTCTATGATGAAACGGTACAATCAAACGCCATTTGGAGAACTCAGCCCTCATGTTTTTGCAATAGCTGATGCTGCATACAG GGAAATGGTTAATGAGGGAAAGAGCAACTCTATTCTGGTTAGCGGAGAAAGTGGAGCTGGTAAGACTGAAACAACTAAAATGCTAATGCGCTACCTTGCCTACTTGGGTGGCAATGCTGCAGCCGAAGGACGGACTGTTGAACAACAAGTTTTAGAA TCAAATCCAGTTCTCGAAGCATTTGGTAATGCCAAGACTGTTAAAAATAACAATTCCAG CCGTTTTGGGAAGTTCGTAGAGATTCAATTTGACAATCGTGGTAGAATATCAGGGGCGGCCATCAGAACTTATCTATTAGAGAGATCTCGTGTTTGCCAAATATCTGACTTTGAGCGTAACTATCATTGTTTTTATCTCTTGTGTGCCGCTCCAGAGAAG GATCGGGAAAAATATAAGTTGGTGGATCCTCAATCATATCACTATCTCAATCAATCAAATTGCTATGAATTGGCTGATATTGATGATGCTCAGTTTTATCTCTCCACTAGGAGAGCCATGGATGTCATTGGAATAAGCAAAGAAGAACAG GAAGCTATTTTCAGAGTTGTGGCAGCAATTCTTCATCTTGGAAATATTGATTTTGCCAATGGAGAAGACAATGATTCATCTGTCATAAAAGATGACCAATCCCTTTTTCATCTTCAAATGGCAGCAGAGCTTCTCAT GTGTGATTCTCGTGCACTGGAAGATGCATTCTGTAAGCGTGTAATGATTACTCCAGAAGAAATTATCAAAAGAAGTCTTGATCCACTTGGTGCAGCAGTTAGCAGGGATGGCTTGGCTAAGACAATATATTCTCTATTGTTTAGCTG GTTGGTGGATAAAATCAATGTCTCAATTGGACAAGACCCTAGCTCAAAATGTTTGATTGGGGTTCttgatatatatggttttgaaAGCTTCAAAACAAACAG TTTTGAGCAGTTTTGTATTAATTATACTAATGAGAAGCTGCAACAACATTTCAACAAG CATGTCTTCATGTCGGAACAAGAGGAATATACCAAAGAGGAAATTGACTGGAGCTACATAGAATTTGTTGATAACAAAGATGTCCTAGATCTCATTGAACAG AAAAAAGGTGGGATAATTGCTCTGCTCGATGAAGCCTG TATGTTTCCAAAATCGACTCATGAAACATTTTCAACAAAGCTTTATCAGACGTTTAAAGATAACAAACGCTTCATCAAGCCAAAGCTGACCCGGTCCGATTTCACCATTGTTCATTACGCAGGAGAA GTACAATATCAATCTGATCAATTTTTAGACAAAAATAAAGATTATGTTGTTCCTGAACATCGAGATTTGTTGACTGCTTCAAAATGCTCCTTTGTAGCGGGTCTTTTCCCTTCGGTTTCTGAGGAGGCAGCCAAATCTTCCAAGTTCTCTTCTATCAGTTCTCGTTTTAGG CTACAACTGCAACAGTTGATGGAAACTCTAAATTCTACAGAGCCCCACTACATAAGATGTATAAAGCCAAATAATCTCCGAAAACCTGCAGTATTTGAGAATGTCAATGTCATCCAGCAACTGCGTTCTGGT GGTGTTTTAGAGGCAGTCAGAATAAAATGTGCTGGATTCCCTACTTACAGGAATTTTTCGGAATTCTTAACACGCTTTCGTATCCTGGCACCAGAGGTCTTGAAAATGGA GTGTCCTGAGGATGAAGCCTGTAAAAAGATTTTGGAGAAGATGGGGCTAGAAGGCTATCAG ATAGGAAAAACAAAGGTTTTTTTGAGAGTTGGTCAGATGGCTGTGCTTGACGCACGGATAACACTCATGCATGGAAACTCAGCGACAGTGATTCAAACACGAGGCAGAACTCTTGTTACTCGTAAAAAGTTTGTTAGTACACAGATAGCTTCTATTTGCATACAATCAATTTGTAGAG GTGAATTGGCTCGCAAGTTATATAAGCTGAAGATACAGGAGGTTGCTGCAGTTAAAATTCAGAAGACCTCACGAACACGCCTGGCAAGAAATGATTATCTTAGAATGATCTTCTCTTCAGTCGTATTGCAATCACATCTACGGGCAAAAGTTGCTTCTGTTGAGTATAAATCAAAATGTTCAGCGGCAGTCACTATTCAG TCAGGTTTACGTGCCATGGCTGCTCGTGATGATTTAAGATCTAAAACTGAGTCAGCAGTTGTCATTCAG ACAGCTTTAAGGGCAATGGCTGCTCGTGATGCCTTTAGAGAAAGAGTTAAATCCAATGCAGCAGTTATTACTCAG ACTGACTTGGAAGAAACAAATGAATTAGAATCAACAAAGTCAGAGCCCTCTAAGGTAGCCAAA ACTGACTTGGAAGAAGTGAATATAGAAGAGGCAACAGAGTTGGAGTCCCCTGTGAAAAATAAG AATGGCCAAGAAGCAGAAGGAGAAGAGTTAACAGAGTTGGAGTCCTCCATGGAAGTTGATGAAAAAAGTGTATTGGTTGAGAGTCGGGCTGCAGAATTAGAAATTGATGAAACATGCATTACGACCAAAAAAGTACCAGGTCCAGATCAAGAAGCTGATGAAATTGAGATTCTTACTGCAGAAGTTGAAAATTTAAAG GTCATGTTGCAAgcagaaaaaaagagagccaATGAGTTTGAAAGGAAATACCTAGAAGCTCGGGTATCAAGCGAGCAAGGACATAAAAAATTAGAGGAAACTGAGAGAATAGTACATCAACTTCAGGACTCTTTGAACAG GATGATATTTTGCATGTCAAACCAAGTTTCGGAGCTCAAAACAATATTGTGTACTGCATCAAAATCGAGTTCAGCTTTTGGGCCTCTTGTTAGACATCAAGGAGTTGATAGCATTTCCAGTAACTCTGAATGTTCATCCACTGACTCAGATTTTACTTTCCCAGCTCCAGTTTCAACTTCAACCGACTTATCTTCGCCAGGCCCCGATTCTGTCCCACTTGTAGTTCAGGACATTTCTGCTGAAGAAGTTTCAG GAAATGAAAGTCAGAACAATGAAAAGGTGAGGAAGGAAGGGGCTTTTGATGACTTCTTCTGA